The Halomonas sp. 7T genome contains a region encoding:
- a CDS encoding Tat pathway signal protein: protein MPSTTQVRLSRRELLKLGAGASVALTTVGVTATLTGCSSSEPATDYRILRSSDLPILGAILPALVGAHPAMPAHLPAALKRLDESLAYMSTHVHQDVYELLDLLSMRLTRGPLTGIWGHWENAEPAQVVHFLERWRDSRFDLLRQGHAALSQLLLMAWYALPASWEHTGYPGPPVF from the coding sequence ATGCCCTCCACCACCCAGGTTAGGTTAAGCCGTCGCGAGCTGCTCAAGCTGGGCGCTGGCGCAAGCGTAGCGCTAACCACCGTGGGTGTAACGGCCACGCTGACAGGCTGTAGCAGCAGCGAGCCAGCAACTGACTACCGCATACTGCGTAGCAGCGACCTACCCATCTTAGGCGCTATTTTGCCTGCACTTGTTGGCGCACACCCCGCTATGCCCGCCCATCTACCGGCCGCCCTAAAGCGGCTAGATGAAAGCTTGGCTTATATGTCGACCCACGTGCACCAGGATGTGTATGAGCTGCTTGACCTACTGAGCATGCGGTTAACCCGCGGCCCGTTGACTGGCATTTGGGGCCACTGGGAAAACGCCGAGCCGGCCCAGGTCGTGCATTTTCTCGAACGCTGGCGCGATAGCCGCTTCGACCTATTACGCCAGGGCCATGCTGCCTTAAGCCAGCTGCTATTAATGGCGTGGTATGCGTTACCGGCCTCCTGGGAACACACTGGCTATCCCGGCCCGCCCGTTTTCTGA
- a CDS encoding DUF2784 domain-containing protein: MPSWLLLRLADAILIIHVLFVAFVVFGLVAIYVGYFLNWRWVRRRVFRVTHLCAIGYVVVQSWLGMVCPLTTWEMALRAEAGAGTYSGSFIQHWLHRFLYFTAPDWVFVLIYSLFGSLVVASWFVVRPRSRRR; the protein is encoded by the coding sequence ATGCCATCCTGGTTATTACTGCGGCTTGCTGACGCCATCCTCATTATCCACGTGCTGTTTGTGGCCTTTGTGGTGTTTGGTTTGGTGGCGATCTATGTCGGTTATTTTCTTAACTGGCGCTGGGTGCGTCGCCGTGTTTTTCGGGTCACTCACCTTTGCGCCATCGGTTATGTCGTAGTGCAGTCCTGGTTAGGCATGGTGTGCCCATTAACCACGTGGGAAATGGCGCTTCGCGCTGAAGCGGGGGCAGGCACCTATTCAGGCTCCTTTATTCAGCACTGGCTGCATCGTTTTTTGTATTTCACTGCGCCAGATTGGGTATTTGTGCTGATATATAGCCTATTTGGTAGCTTGGTGGTGGCAAGCTGGTTCGTGGTGCGGCCACGCTCACGCCGTCGCTAG
- a CDS encoding LemA family protein, with translation MSITLIVVLAILAALVFYVVAIYNRLVALRNRFQNAFAQIEVQLKRRHDLIPNLVETAKGYLSHERETLQAVIEARNTASAGLKAAAENPGSAKAMADLGGAEGALTQAMGRLNVVMEAYPDLKASQNMQQLSEELTSTENKVAFSRQAFNDSVMHYNTYRQSFPQVAVAGMFGHGEDAALLEFEDSAQIQVAPKVSF, from the coding sequence ATGTCGATTACGCTCATTGTTGTGTTGGCGATCCTCGCCGCTCTTGTTTTCTATGTGGTTGCCATCTACAACCGCCTTGTGGCATTGCGAAACCGGTTCCAGAATGCCTTTGCTCAGATTGAAGTGCAGCTGAAGCGCCGCCACGACTTGATTCCTAATCTGGTGGAGACGGCAAAGGGCTACCTCAGCCATGAGCGGGAAACGCTGCAGGCGGTGATTGAGGCACGTAACACTGCGTCGGCGGGCTTGAAAGCGGCTGCTGAAAACCCAGGTAGCGCCAAGGCGATGGCTGATTTAGGCGGGGCTGAAGGCGCGCTGACACAAGCAATGGGGCGGCTTAATGTGGTGATGGAAGCCTATCCAGACTTGAAAGCCTCGCAGAACATGCAGCAGCTCTCTGAAGAGCTCACCAGTACTGAAAACAAAGTGGCGTTTTCGCGCCAGGCATTTAATGACTCCGTGATGCACTACAACACCTACAGGCAGAGTTTTCCCCAGGTGGCGGTGGCCGGCATGTTCGGCCATGGCGAAGATGCTGCGTTGCTAGAGTTTGAAGACAGCGCCCAAATTCAGGTGGCGCCTAAGGTGTCGTTCTAA
- a CDS encoding IS5 family transposase (programmed frameshift): MVGRYEISDNGWAQIEDIVAPPQTMGRPRRDDRKMLNGIFWMLCSGAKWRDLPERYGPWSTVYDRFRKWRDDGTFEAVLSRLQLKLREDGLMDLDTWMIDATSVRATRAAAGGGKKGAKEPLDHALGRSRGGLTTKIHLVCDRHGWPLAFTLSPGQEADSRHFVATLESIHLPGGVGRPRKRSRYMVADKGYDSNELRRYCDRHGIKSVIAQRNMHRRTRPGLPRRFDKPKYRQRNAIERCFGWLKECRRIATRYEKLASSFKALVCMACIDRCLRANFSHKA, translated from the exons ATGGTCGGACGTTACGAGATCTCTGATAACGGCTGGGCACAGATTGAAGATATCGTGGCACCTCCTCAAACCATGGGCAGACCCAGGCGGGATGACCGCAAAATGCTCAATGGTATCTTCTGGATGCTTTGCTCTGGCGCCAAATGGCGTGATTTACCTGAGCGTTATGGCCCTTGGTCGACGGTTTATGATCGGTTCCGCAAGTGGCGTGATGACGGCACCTTTGAAGCGGTACTTTCTCGCTTGCAGCTCAAACTACGTGAAGATGGGCTGATGGATCTAGATACGTGGATGATCGATGCCACTTCCGTGCGAGCTACACGCGCTGCCGCTGGAGGCGGTAAAAAGGGGGCT AAAGAACCGCTAGACCACGCGCTCGGCCGTAGCCGCGGTGGTTTAACAACCAAAATCCATTTGGTTTGTGATCGTCATGGCTGGCCACTGGCGTTCACGCTGTCTCCTGGTCAAGAGGCAGATTCTCGTCACTTCGTTGCGACATTAGAGAGCATTCATCTACCAGGTGGCGTCGGGCGACCTCGCAAACGTAGTCGCTATATGGTGGCTGATAAAGGATACGACAGCAATGAGCTACGTCGTTATTGCGATAGGCATGGCATCAAGTCCGTGATTGCTCAGCGCAATATGCACCGTAGAACCCGGCCTGGACTACCCAGGCGGTTCGATAAACCCAAATATCGGCAACGGAATGCGATAGAGCGTTGCTTTGGCTGGCTTAAAGAATGTCGCCGTATCGCTACACGCTATGAAAAGCTGGCAAGTAGCTTTAAGGCGTTGGTATGCATGGCGTGCATCGACCGTTGCTTGCGAGCCAACTTTTCGCACAAAGCCTAG
- a CDS encoding DNA topoisomerase: protein MQLSIKSDNYIFSRFITCNSDDEGQLLVQEVIEHLKYRGPVQRLLISDLNRPAVSRALASLRPNAEFQPLFQAAQARSRADWLYGINLTRAWTLTGRQAGHDGVLSVGRVQTPVLGLIARRDNTIRDFKPHPFYPLWVDLQVAQGQLRAWWAPKAHQPLDDQGRLIDRTPADSLATQLPGARGTLTTLDQQEKRQAPPLPYSLSALQVDAARRFGLSAQMVLDICQRLYEQHKLITYPRSDCRYLPEDHLALAQRSLSGACQNDDTLRGWLNGADFTLRLKAWNDKQVGAHHALAPTGKPADFSQLSATEGHVFRLIVRNVMAQFYRPLRTFEVKAEFTLLQEAFRARGQSILDPGWKPLFTTREDTPPLPPLTQGEACQALGAGVEEKETRPPEPFTDASLIKAMMNIGRYVDDPEVRRTLRDTDGLGTEATRAGIIETLVQRGYLVRQQKALRATKLGCALIAALPSAVSTPERTALWEQRLRAIAEQQDDPGAFQHALLEDLRVLLSQNDAAKLRHSLQTAQGEAAAPAKRGAATKKSYTKRKTTTTRKRTARKPKSV from the coding sequence ATGCAACTATCAATAAAATCAGATAATTACATATTTTCACGCTTTATTACTTGTAATAGTGACGACGAAGGCCAGCTGCTGGTACAAGAGGTGATCGAGCACTTGAAGTACCGTGGCCCGGTACAGCGACTATTGATCAGTGACCTTAACCGCCCGGCAGTAAGTCGTGCGCTGGCCAGCCTGCGGCCGAATGCCGAGTTTCAGCCGCTGTTCCAGGCGGCCCAAGCGCGCTCTCGGGCCGACTGGCTTTACGGGATTAACTTAACCCGCGCCTGGACGCTCACCGGCCGCCAAGCCGGGCACGATGGCGTGCTCTCGGTAGGCCGCGTACAAACCCCGGTATTGGGGCTGATCGCACGGCGGGACAACACCATTCGCGATTTCAAACCCCACCCGTTCTACCCGCTTTGGGTAGATTTACAGGTGGCGCAAGGCCAGCTGCGCGCCTGGTGGGCACCTAAAGCGCATCAACCTCTGGATGACCAAGGACGACTGATTGACCGCACGCCTGCCGATTCCCTGGCCACTCAGCTACCCGGCGCACGCGGCACGCTCACCACATTAGATCAGCAAGAGAAGCGCCAAGCGCCGCCGCTACCCTACTCGCTCTCTGCCCTGCAGGTGGATGCCGCCCGCCGCTTTGGGCTTTCCGCGCAGATGGTGCTGGATATTTGCCAGCGGCTATACGAACAGCACAAGCTGATCACCTACCCCCGCTCAGACTGTCGCTACCTGCCGGAAGATCACTTAGCACTTGCCCAGCGCAGTCTCTCCGGTGCCTGCCAAAACGACGACACCCTACGTGGATGGCTCAACGGGGCCGACTTTACTCTGCGCTTGAAAGCCTGGAATGATAAACAGGTCGGCGCGCACCACGCCCTGGCGCCTACCGGCAAGCCCGCCGACTTCAGCCAGCTTTCCGCCACCGAAGGCCATGTGTTTCGGCTGATTGTGCGCAACGTCATGGCGCAGTTCTACCGCCCGCTGCGCACCTTTGAAGTAAAAGCTGAGTTCACCCTGCTTCAAGAAGCCTTTCGTGCTCGCGGCCAAAGCATTCTCGACCCCGGCTGGAAACCGCTGTTTACCACCCGCGAAGACACCCCGCCGCTACCCCCGCTCACCCAAGGCGAAGCCTGCCAAGCACTCGGCGCAGGTGTGGAGGAAAAAGAGACCCGACCGCCAGAGCCGTTCACCGATGCCAGCTTAATCAAAGCAATGATGAACATTGGCCGCTATGTGGACGACCCGGAGGTGCGCCGCACCCTGCGCGACACCGACGGCCTGGGCACCGAAGCTACCCGGGCAGGCATTATTGAAACCCTGGTGCAGCGCGGCTACTTGGTGCGCCAGCAAAAAGCCCTACGCGCCACCAAGCTCGGCTGCGCGCTTATCGCCGCCCTGCCCAGCGCGGTAAGCACGCCGGAACGCACCGCCCTCTGGGAGCAGCGCCTGCGGGCGATTGCCGAACAGCAAGACGACCCCGGCGCATTTCAGCACGCGCTGCTGGAAGACTTACGCGTCCTACTAAGCCAAAACGACGCGGCCAAACTGCGCCACAGCCTGCAAACCGCTCAAGGCGAAGCCGCCGCGCCCGCAAAGCGCGGGGCGGCAACCAAGAAAAGCTATACCAAAAGAAAAACCACAACGACCAGAAAGCGCACCGCAAGAAAGCCAAAAAGCGTTTAA
- a CDS encoding IS3 family transposase (programmed frameshift) has protein sequence MARSTTSMKKKSYTRYSDGYRQEALALADRIGVAAAARELGIHASQLYQWRSKAQLQQDTSERERSLAEENARLKRQLAEANEELAINKKGCGVLCEKPEVKYAFIHRHRQAFSIQRMCHVVGVARSGYYAWRQREGASSPKRSQQAIIDQHVAKAYHQRKGRSGAPRLTLDLRDDGMPINRKTVAASLQRQGLRAKAARKFKATTNSRHSLPVAPNLLEQNFTASAPNQKWVGDITYLATGEGWLYLAVLIDLYSRKVVGWAMSERMTADLVCDALQMALWRRKMPKGVIVHSDRGSQYCSTRYQSLLTRHELTCSMSAKGNCYDNACAESFFHSLKVEAIHGEQFTTRNDMRRQVFEYVELDYNKQRRHSAIGMISPEAFEARMIA, from the exons ATGGCAAGATCGACAACATCAATGAAGAAAAAATCATATACCCGTTACTCAGATGGCTACCGGCAAGAAGCATTAGCGCTTGCTGATCGTATTGGCGTTGCAGCAGCGGCGCGTGAACTGGGAATACACGCGAGTCAGCTCTATCAGTGGCGATCTAAAGCACAGCTGCAGCAAGACACATCCGAGCGAGAGCGGTCGTTGGCAGAAGAAAACGCCCGCTTGAAGCGCCAACTAGCCGAGGCAAATGAAGAGCTGGCCATCA ACAAAAAAGGCTGCGGTGTACTTTGCGAAAAGCCTGAAGTGAAGTACGCCTTTATCCACCGTCATCGTCAGGCGTTCAGTATTCAGCGTATGTGCCATGTTGTCGGGGTCGCTCGGAGTGGCTACTACGCTTGGCGGCAACGCGAAGGCGCATCGTCCCCAAAACGCAGCCAGCAAGCCATTATCGATCAGCATGTGGCCAAGGCTTATCACCAACGCAAGGGCCGCTCAGGCGCCCCGAGACTAACGCTAGACCTGCGAGATGATGGGATGCCGATCAACCGTAAGACGGTGGCTGCCAGCTTACAGCGTCAGGGCCTGCGCGCTAAAGCAGCTCGTAAGTTCAAGGCCACCACGAACTCACGGCATTCGCTGCCAGTCGCACCGAATCTACTAGAACAAAACTTCACGGCCTCAGCTCCTAATCAAAAGTGGGTGGGTGACATTACCTACTTGGCGACGGGCGAAGGCTGGCTTTACCTGGCAGTGCTCATTGATCTTTACTCTCGTAAAGTGGTCGGTTGGGCAATGAGTGAGCGTATGACGGCCGATCTTGTCTGTGACGCGCTACAGATGGCGCTATGGAGACGCAAAATGCCCAAAGGCGTGATAGTCCATTCGGATCGAGGTAGTCAGTACTGTTCCACGCGTTACCAATCGCTGCTTACCCGGCATGAGCTTACGTGCAGCATGAGCGCCAAAGGCAACTGCTATGATAATGCCTGTGCCGAAAGCTTCTTCCACAGCCTCAAGGTTGAAGCGATCCATGGGGAGCAATTTACAACGCGAAACGATATGAGGCGCCAGGTGTTTGAGTACGTCGAGCTGGACTACAACAAACAACGGCGGCACAGTGCTATTGGGATGATCAGCCCAGAGGCCTTTGAAGCCCGAATGATCGCTTAA
- a CDS encoding DUF3800 domain-containing protein, which produces MSKNSKAKRDAKKKAQSRIQNKKRHIALQEKRRIPTIYFDESGNTGSNLLDIDQPVFTLASCIFSKEESEQLLNLIDSNSPHEAHFKKLRRRKSGQDSIIRLMSSRMLDVKNIKINIFLKEFMITTKIVDLLIEHMMHLMGEDLYLNGRNIALSNMLYYCLPTFCDKHIVQSMYESFVTMIREQDQESIGKFYNDVERVKSSSSDEKFKQDIDLILATKHCIDDALSGIDKFSLDPSIPALFSHCAQWGNAYPKGFHIIHDDSHSIEKQRLLFGQFMDWTQDEVEVGYDRRKYNLPLKGKSLRFASSKDYSQIQVSDIIASSFSYWAAGINRGETEDYLFLELNKLDLDKFIGHNKIWPTMDVTPEDLGTVHDGGLNAANYTSLFLHRATPNPNVANN; this is translated from the coding sequence ATGAGCAAAAACAGTAAAGCTAAGAGAGATGCAAAAAAAAAGGCGCAAAGTCGAATACAAAATAAAAAACGACATATTGCTTTGCAAGAGAAGCGAAGGATACCAACTATCTACTTTGATGAATCTGGAAATACAGGTTCCAATCTACTTGACATAGATCAACCTGTGTTTACTTTAGCCAGTTGTATATTTTCTAAGGAGGAGTCTGAACAGCTTCTCAATCTTATTGACTCTAATTCTCCTCATGAAGCACATTTCAAAAAGCTTCGTCGTCGAAAATCAGGTCAAGATAGCATCATTAGGTTAATGAGCAGTAGAATGCTTGATGTGAAAAATATCAAAATCAATATATTTCTAAAAGAATTCATGATTACGACGAAGATTGTCGACCTTCTAATCGAGCATATGATGCACTTAATGGGCGAGGACCTATACTTAAATGGTAGGAATATTGCGCTTTCAAATATGCTTTATTACTGCTTACCGACATTTTGTGATAAACACATAGTACAATCTATGTACGAGTCTTTTGTAACAATGATTCGAGAACAAGATCAGGAAAGCATTGGTAAATTTTATAACGATGTAGAAAGGGTAAAAAGCTCTTCATCTGATGAGAAATTTAAGCAGGATATTGATCTTATTCTGGCTACCAAGCATTGTATTGACGATGCTCTAAGTGGGATTGATAAATTTTCGTTAGATCCATCTATACCTGCACTATTTAGTCATTGCGCTCAATGGGGAAACGCATATCCGAAAGGTTTTCATATCATCCATGATGATTCTCATAGTATCGAAAAACAGAGATTATTGTTTGGTCAATTCATGGACTGGACACAAGATGAAGTAGAGGTTGGCTATGATCGAAGGAAATATAATTTACCTCTTAAGGGCAAGTCATTAAGATTTGCTAGCTCTAAAGATTATTCGCAAATTCAGGTCTCGGACATTATAGCTAGTTCCTTCTCATACTGGGCTGCTGGCATTAACCGCGGAGAGACAGAGGACTATTTGTTTTTAGAATTAAACAAACTCGATCTAGACAAGTTTATTGGTCACAATAAAATCTGGCCAACGATGGACGTAACACCAGAGGATTTAGGTACTGTCCATGATGGTGGCTTAAATGCTGCAAACTATACGTCCCTCTTTTTGCATAGAGCAACACCAAATCCAAATGTTGCAAACAATTAA
- a CDS encoding IS3 family transposase (programmed frameshift) codes for MAPPMNMTIPELAEQEGITATTLYNWRKQARARGQVLPSRSTQPDQWTSQEKFQIVLETAPMNEAEVSAYCRERGLYPEQVEAWRDACMNANDDAAAQAKQLRQARKAEQKQLRKLERELHRKDKALAETAALLALSKKAEAIWGDQRRGRLTSLPDRQRIVTLVQDAQRDGARLAKACQVMGINVRTYYRWVAEGEVTADRRPDADRPEPANKLSPEEREAVVALCNAPEYRSRPPAFIVADQADKGRYLASESTMYRVLHEYDQQHHRGRQQAPQRKRPPTTHQATAPNRLWCWDINWLPGPARGTWWYLYLIMDVFSRKIVGHEVYETETGELAAELIQKACWREHLTDRHKPLILHSDNGSPMKAATFLEKLYDLGITPSYSRPRVSNDNAFAESAFKTLKYRPGFPVDGFATLSEAQEWVQQFVEWYNHEHRHSALRYVTPGQRHSGEAEDILMQRREVFEAAKQRHPERWAGDIRKLSLPEVVHLNPERDPVPQAAGF; via the exons ATGGCGCCGCCCATGAACATGACCATCCCGGAATTAGCCGAACAGGAAGGCATCACCGCGACAACCCTCTACAATTGGAGGAAACAGGCCAGAGCACGAGGACAGGTTTTGCCATCACGTTCTACCCAGCCAGATCAGTGGACCAGCCAGGAGAAGTTCCAGATCGTCCTGGAGACAGCTCCAATGAACGAGGCCGAAGTCAGCGCCTACTGCCGCGAGCGTGGGCTCTACCCCGAGCAGGTGGAGGCCTGGCGGGATGCCTGCATGAACGCCAACGACGATGCGGCAGCGCAGGCCAAGCAGCTTCGACAGGCGCGTAAGGCGGAGCAGAAGCAGCTCCGTAAGCTGGAGCGCGAACTGCACCGCAAGGACAAGGCCCTGGCCGAGACGGCGGCGCTGTTGGCCCTGTCAAAAAAAGCCGAGGCGATCTGGGGC GACCAACGACGAGGACGACTGACCAGCCTCCCGGATCGCCAGCGTATCGTGACTCTGGTGCAAGACGCCCAGCGTGACGGTGCTCGGCTGGCCAAGGCCTGTCAGGTAATGGGCATCAATGTGCGAACCTATTACCGCTGGGTTGCGGAAGGCGAAGTGACGGCAGATCGCCGCCCCGACGCCGACCGCCCGGAGCCGGCCAACAAGCTGTCGCCCGAGGAACGAGAGGCTGTTGTGGCGCTGTGCAACGCTCCGGAGTATCGGAGCCGCCCTCCGGCCTTCATCGTGGCCGATCAGGCGGACAAGGGCCGCTACCTGGCCTCTGAGTCGACGATGTACCGAGTGCTGCATGAGTACGATCAGCAACACCACCGGGGCCGACAGCAGGCCCCACAGCGCAAGCGACCGCCGACCACGCACCAGGCCACGGCGCCAAACCGGCTTTGGTGCTGGGATATCAACTGGTTACCGGGCCCTGCACGCGGTACTTGGTGGTACCTGTACCTGATCATGGACGTCTTCAGCCGCAAGATCGTTGGGCACGAGGTCTATGAAACCGAGACCGGCGAGCTGGCCGCCGAGCTGATCCAGAAGGCCTGCTGGCGAGAGCACCTCACGGATCGTCACAAGCCCCTAATTCTGCACTCAGATAACGGCAGCCCGATGAAGGCAGCGACCTTCCTGGAGAAGCTCTATGACCTGGGCATCACCCCGTCGTACAGCCGACCAAGGGTCAGTAACGACAACGCCTTCGCCGAGTCGGCCTTCAAGACGCTGAAGTACCGACCAGGTTTTCCCGTCGACGGCTTCGCGACCCTGTCCGAGGCACAGGAGTGGGTCCAGCAATTCGTCGAGTGGTACAACCACGAGCACCGGCACAGCGCCCTTCGCTATGTCACCCCAGGCCAGCGCCATAGCGGCGAAGCCGAGGATATTCTGATGCAGCGCCGAGAGGTCTTTGAGGCCGCGAAGCAGCGCCACCCTGAGCGGTGGGCAGGCGACATCAGGAAGCTCAGCCTGCCGGAGGTGGTACACCTCAATCCCGAGCGGGACCCGGTGCCGCAGGCCGCCGGGTTTTAA
- a CDS encoding nucleotidyltransferase — protein MTVTITKQSEAYLDALAKALEIPISRYEQAEKSYRSLGEWFHRDDSKVRHFDPDVFVQGSFRLGTVIKPQSAEEEYDVDCACNLNNLDKSELSQADLKELLGHEIKLYRKSKGISKQVHEGRRCWRLEYADGAQFHMDIVPCIPNGRDQRRLLEDRRLDTQFADTAVAITDNEVTPQYYQITNDWPRSNPRGYSEWFKFRMGDVFKRRRTQVLNEMRSGGNITASIEDIPTYRVRTPLQSAIMILKRHRDIMFTQDPTDKPISIIISTLSAHAYQGEETIGYALLSILSRMQDAIVYDGTKYVIKNPTDALENFADKWEAHPERADAFFDWLEKAREDFREVGRLVEHRRISGVLANRIGRDLTDQVSNSINASSSVGGGLLGAATAASTISIPKVSFSDEPRNPKKPDGFA, from the coding sequence ATGACTGTCACAATCACAAAACAGAGTGAAGCTTATTTAGATGCTCTGGCAAAAGCCCTTGAAATTCCTATCTCACGGTACGAGCAAGCGGAGAAAAGCTATAGGTCTCTTGGAGAGTGGTTTCATAGAGACGACTCTAAAGTGCGCCATTTTGACCCTGATGTATTTGTACAGGGCTCCTTTCGGCTGGGTACAGTCATCAAGCCACAGTCCGCTGAAGAAGAATATGATGTCGACTGCGCCTGCAATTTGAATAACCTTGATAAATCGGAGCTGTCCCAAGCTGATCTGAAAGAACTCCTTGGCCATGAAATCAAGCTTTATCGCAAAAGCAAAGGCATCTCAAAGCAAGTACATGAAGGTCGTCGGTGTTGGCGGCTGGAATATGCAGACGGCGCGCAATTTCATATGGATATCGTTCCCTGTATTCCAAATGGGCGCGATCAGCGTCGCTTGCTCGAAGATAGGAGACTGGACACTCAGTTTGCCGATACAGCGGTTGCGATTACCGATAACGAAGTGACCCCTCAGTACTATCAGATCACCAATGACTGGCCACGCTCCAATCCCAGGGGGTACTCAGAATGGTTTAAGTTTCGTATGGGCGATGTCTTCAAACGTCGGCGCACACAGGTACTCAACGAGATGCGATCAGGAGGAAATATCACAGCTAGTATTGAAGATATCCCCACCTATCGCGTCAGAACCCCTCTGCAATCAGCGATCATGATACTAAAGCGCCATAGAGATATCATGTTTACTCAGGATCCAACGGATAAGCCAATTTCGATCATTATTTCCACTCTATCAGCACACGCTTATCAAGGTGAAGAGACAATTGGTTATGCGCTACTTTCGATCTTGAGCCGCATGCAGGATGCGATTGTTTATGACGGTACGAAATATGTAATAAAGAATCCAACTGATGCCCTAGAAAACTTTGCAGACAAGTGGGAGGCTCATCCTGAGCGGGCGGACGCATTTTTTGATTGGCTTGAAAAGGCCCGTGAGGATTTTCGTGAGGTTGGACGCCTTGTCGAACACCGGCGGATATCTGGTGTTCTAGCTAATCGCATTGGGCGCGATCTGACTGATCAGGTAAGTAATAGTATCAATGCTTCGAGCTCTGTAGGGGGCGGCCTCCTGGGGGCTGCAACGGCTGCCTCGACGATTTCAATCCCCAAAGTGTCTTTTTCAGACGAACCAAGGAACCCCAAAAAGCCGGATGGTTTCGCATGA